In one window of Leifsonia sp. NPDC080035 DNA:
- a CDS encoding DUF5979 domain-containing protein, translated as MVAAPALAAGDTGPGSLAASGGLASLSVSKTVGDGKKALTVKNGTEFTYTIAVGCDDNDCVDAAVTDTLPAEFAGFPIVESSVTPSSGSFDKTFTGCTTEVTGACELRVAFTDALAGGGKGLAAGRAYTISVTLRAPQTLTPAWQYAGEAVTNTAVGTSSTIAGPVSSSADVTVDIPASVDVSVGKTWNPASQQFRPGDTSTVSLSARNTSNIPATSLALQDPAVAADGSSALDAANPFAIVDFAGFGGVVLPQGATTVQVDAYVRDSATGKWAWTTGPPADPAAIALPAGVAAGDVAGLRFTFAGADGTALAAGGSAGSVGVLVAQRSADRQSGAALVTGAKVTNQVAGTVTAPNQSPVTKNASAPFAIGGLTVAVTPGKTIAPARIPAGTTATATISGKNASNGTLDTLTLSDLDYFTDTLTFGGFAAGISYPAGATAGTVTWHFSDGTTQATPFASGATPTAPAVSGAHLTGIEVGFTGAIAAGTVATAQFRIAPTTDAAVEGTPLDATNTLTVTGTNSAGTATKTASAPLLVFYPDIALTLKKTIQPSAPVSPGSTVTVTLPATTSSDSAFVSPNRIVVEDVWRDATANDFFNAFDPIAVAPTQVLKGSRLTVEYTTDGGTSWHELGTADATSAATTYRAPSLPAGTDGLRFVFENAAGFAQGTPVTPGITARARAELRDGTGSTSTPGGSAKTYTNHGVASTTGSVAGKTVTGAQVTADATAKIQSTTGSGSLGISKKWTKPDLTGDVSDLPSQSGQQAGTLLGWGVTDTGYSQVVITDPATDPDDPASSVFQSFDLAKVSAIPFTSDPLLKWDTVTDVQLRIGGAWVSAKAPNTGWMTTSGFAGYTLTPQESAAATGVRLVIVPNDTARQNATDATAPPVGSGIATVAFGGSRPIGLVWTLRNVQRVPADPAHPWVTAGTIGSVTNTASASGTQNGSPRGPVTGSDTVALLDQPPAVDLTKTSEKSTVVVPHIGDVDPAGYPTNRFTLTAENTATSRASYIRVTDPSPCGAASATACLSAADGWEADPFAGAEYTATNPFERLDVTRIGYTVPTGQVDATATRVTLWQRAADGTLSTRVVSLYEAAGLGAAALGNVVGVSVVYQGTSPETTGGTIASGQKLTLTLDTRVRATARTSGDPVTAFRIDNGAFAQGYDPVLFPSGDQSRPYSAKTASLTLSTGVLGITAAKSIAPATLLERDRTAPVAVTLTATPGAATAATHQVTITDDDAGFWNSFALTGLSAGDVTLPSGADRVRVDVKTDGSPTWIAGTPAATAALPTTDLASVTGIRFTFLRADGALLSRAAVPEGFTAKAVLHVQLRDTARDGSAIAFPSTVTDSVETASHRTDDPIVYADATDSANAGIALNPGTHSLDVAKTPQGNLHTVTVGDTVPWTLTFANTGTGFLDVAGLTDTLPASLAWDGEKPVASTSAGGTLSTAPTVAFDSTAGTIGFTWPKGGARMSPGERFTVVLGLILKPGLKAGDRATNSMVVETAQTLTACTNTSGNGQGTLTGLDATECGTTNYVQPISGPSLYTTKGVKGDVVDRTVSGAINPSDPSAVCRPDADGYYVQPCAANTVVGGTDEWRLNAVNSGTVDYDSLVFVEPLPTPADRMLATGGPRGSTFRPAFDADYGVKVAGAPDGTALSWQVTTSPDVCVGTGAVSAWPTDPTCDTHPADWTDSAAFAGDWTAVTGIRVTLDFRGVAGGTLTGGQGATVTYRTIDLPATATRTDGAPVSASAPKAYAWNQFGAVANLTGGGSIRRAPVKAGVTIATGPLRIDKVVTGAAASAAPDEFTADVVCTVAGAPVDLGSAAHTVLARSAGFTARVDGIPVGADCTVAEAGDAGSYGEAARSIDNANIHIAGGAVDGAVPAAQTVTITNTFEYGRLAISKTAAKAIVGIEEKVEYTIAVSNIGALDATGFAVTDTLPAGAEFVSADQGGAEKDGIVTWPIASLAKNATVELHVVVRYSAPGQPVNRATVTTPPVGPWQPPEVEGACTDDPAASCAPVVVDPPVDPNTGGGNPGGGNPDGSESDPAAGGPHGGLAATGSAGDVLLVGIWAGILALAGAALLVRRRRRA; from the coding sequence ATGGTCGCGGCACCGGCACTCGCGGCGGGCGACACCGGCCCCGGCAGCCTCGCGGCCTCCGGCGGCCTCGCCTCGCTCTCGGTCTCGAAGACCGTCGGCGACGGCAAGAAGGCACTGACCGTGAAGAACGGGACGGAGTTCACCTACACGATCGCCGTCGGCTGCGACGACAACGACTGCGTCGACGCCGCGGTCACCGACACCCTCCCGGCCGAGTTCGCCGGCTTCCCGATCGTGGAGTCGTCCGTCACCCCGAGCTCCGGATCGTTCGACAAAACGTTCACCGGCTGCACCACCGAGGTCACCGGCGCGTGCGAGCTGCGCGTCGCCTTCACCGACGCCCTCGCCGGCGGCGGGAAGGGCCTCGCCGCGGGCCGCGCGTACACGATCAGCGTGACGCTGCGGGCGCCGCAGACGCTCACCCCTGCCTGGCAGTATGCGGGCGAAGCGGTGACGAACACCGCCGTCGGAACCTCCAGCACGATCGCGGGGCCGGTCTCCAGCAGCGCGGACGTCACGGTCGACATCCCGGCCTCGGTGGATGTCTCGGTGGGCAAGACCTGGAACCCCGCCAGCCAGCAGTTCCGCCCCGGCGACACCTCCACGGTGTCGCTGAGCGCGCGGAACACCTCGAACATCCCCGCGACCTCGCTCGCGCTGCAGGACCCGGCGGTCGCGGCCGACGGCAGCTCCGCCCTGGACGCTGCGAACCCGTTCGCGATCGTCGACTTCGCCGGCTTCGGCGGCGTCGTCCTCCCGCAGGGCGCGACCACCGTCCAGGTCGACGCGTACGTCCGCGACTCCGCGACGGGGAAGTGGGCGTGGACCACCGGGCCGCCCGCCGACCCCGCCGCCATCGCCCTCCCCGCCGGTGTCGCCGCCGGTGACGTCGCCGGCCTCCGCTTCACGTTCGCCGGCGCGGACGGCACCGCGCTCGCCGCGGGCGGATCCGCCGGGTCGGTCGGTGTGCTGGTCGCGCAGCGCAGCGCAGACCGCCAGAGCGGTGCCGCCCTCGTCACCGGTGCGAAGGTCACCAACCAGGTCGCGGGCACGGTCACCGCGCCGAACCAGTCGCCCGTGACGAAGAACGCGAGCGCACCGTTCGCCATCGGCGGTCTCACCGTCGCCGTCACCCCGGGCAAGACCATCGCGCCGGCGCGCATCCCTGCCGGGACCACCGCCACCGCGACCATCTCCGGCAAGAACGCCTCCAACGGGACGCTGGACACGCTCACTCTGAGCGACCTCGACTACTTCACCGACACCCTGACCTTCGGCGGGTTCGCCGCGGGGATCTCGTACCCCGCAGGTGCGACCGCCGGGACGGTCACCTGGCACTTCTCCGACGGCACGACGCAGGCCACGCCGTTCGCCTCCGGCGCCACGCCGACCGCCCCCGCCGTCAGCGGCGCCCACCTGACCGGCATCGAGGTCGGCTTCACCGGCGCCATCGCCGCGGGCACCGTTGCGACGGCGCAGTTCCGGATCGCGCCGACGACCGACGCGGCCGTCGAGGGGACGCCCCTCGACGCCACGAACACGCTCACGGTCACCGGCACGAACTCCGCCGGCACGGCCACGAAGACCGCCAGCGCGCCGCTGCTGGTGTTCTACCCGGACATCGCGCTGACGCTGAAGAAGACCATCCAGCCGAGCGCCCCGGTCTCGCCCGGGTCCACCGTCACGGTGACGCTGCCCGCGACCACCTCCAGCGACTCCGCGTTCGTCTCCCCGAACCGGATCGTGGTCGAGGACGTCTGGCGGGATGCGACGGCGAACGACTTCTTCAACGCGTTCGACCCGATCGCCGTCGCCCCGACCCAGGTTCTGAAGGGTTCGCGGCTGACGGTCGAGTACACGACGGACGGCGGCACGAGCTGGCATGAGCTCGGGACCGCGGACGCGACGAGCGCAGCCACGACCTACCGGGCGCCGTCGCTCCCGGCAGGCACGGACGGCCTGCGGTTCGTCTTCGAGAACGCCGCGGGCTTCGCCCAGGGCACGCCGGTGACGCCGGGGATCACCGCCCGGGCGCGCGCCGAGCTGCGCGACGGCACCGGCTCCACGTCCACGCCGGGCGGCAGCGCGAAGACCTACACGAACCACGGCGTTGCATCCACGACCGGGAGCGTCGCGGGCAAGACCGTCACCGGCGCTCAGGTGACGGCCGACGCGACGGCCAAGATCCAGTCCACGACCGGATCCGGCAGCCTCGGCATCTCGAAGAAGTGGACGAAGCCCGACCTCACGGGGGACGTCTCCGACCTGCCGTCGCAGTCCGGCCAGCAGGCGGGCACGCTGCTCGGCTGGGGCGTCACCGACACCGGCTACAGCCAGGTCGTGATCACCGACCCCGCCACCGATCCGGACGACCCGGCGTCGAGCGTGTTCCAGTCGTTCGACCTGGCGAAGGTCTCCGCCATCCCGTTCACGTCCGACCCGCTGCTGAAGTGGGACACCGTGACGGACGTCCAGCTGCGCATCGGCGGCGCATGGGTCTCCGCGAAGGCGCCGAACACCGGCTGGATGACCACCAGCGGCTTCGCCGGGTACACGCTGACCCCGCAGGAGTCGGCGGCCGCGACCGGCGTGCGACTGGTGATCGTCCCGAATGACACGGCGCGCCAGAACGCGACGGACGCCACGGCACCGCCCGTCGGCTCCGGCATCGCCACCGTGGCCTTCGGCGGCTCCCGCCCGATCGGCCTGGTCTGGACGCTGCGCAACGTGCAGCGCGTCCCGGCCGACCCGGCGCACCCCTGGGTGACCGCGGGCACGATCGGCTCGGTCACCAACACCGCGTCCGCCTCCGGCACCCAGAACGGCTCCCCGCGCGGTCCCGTCACCGGCAGCGACACCGTTGCCCTGCTCGACCAGCCGCCCGCGGTGGACCTGACGAAGACGAGCGAGAAGTCCACCGTCGTCGTTCCGCACATCGGTGACGTCGACCCGGCCGGCTACCCGACGAACCGCTTCACGCTGACGGCGGAGAACACGGCGACCTCGCGCGCCTCGTACATCCGGGTCACCGACCCGTCGCCGTGCGGCGCCGCGAGCGCCACCGCGTGCCTCTCGGCCGCGGACGGCTGGGAGGCCGACCCGTTCGCCGGCGCCGAGTACACCGCCACCAACCCGTTCGAGCGCCTCGACGTGACACGGATCGGCTACACGGTCCCGACCGGACAGGTGGATGCGACCGCGACGCGCGTCACGCTCTGGCAGCGGGCCGCGGACGGCACGCTGTCGACGAGGGTCGTGTCGCTCTACGAGGCGGCGGGCCTCGGGGCCGCCGCCCTCGGGAACGTCGTCGGGGTGAGCGTCGTCTACCAGGGCACGTCCCCCGAGACCACGGGAGGCACGATCGCCTCCGGGCAGAAGCTCACGCTGACGCTCGACACCCGCGTCCGGGCCACCGCGCGCACCTCCGGCGACCCGGTCACCGCGTTCCGGATCGACAACGGCGCGTTCGCCCAGGGTTACGACCCCGTGCTGTTCCCCTCCGGCGACCAGTCGCGTCCCTACTCGGCCAAGACCGCATCGCTGACGCTGTCCACCGGCGTCCTCGGGATCACGGCGGCCAAGTCGATCGCGCCGGCCACCCTCCTGGAGCGCGACCGTACCGCCCCGGTCGCCGTCACGCTGACCGCGACGCCGGGTGCCGCCACGGCCGCCACCCACCAGGTCACGATCACGGACGACGACGCCGGCTTCTGGAACAGCTTCGCGCTGACCGGGCTGAGCGCAGGCGACGTCACGCTGCCGAGCGGCGCCGACCGTGTCCGTGTGGACGTGAAGACCGACGGCTCGCCGACCTGGATCGCCGGCACGCCAGCGGCGACGGCGGCGCTGCCGACCACCGACCTGGCGTCCGTCACCGGCATCCGCTTCACCTTCCTGCGCGCCGACGGAGCCCTGCTCAGCCGGGCGGCGGTGCCGGAGGGCTTCACAGCGAAGGCTGTTCTGCACGTCCAGCTGCGGGACACGGCACGGGACGGGTCCGCCATTGCGTTCCCGTCGACGGTGACCGACTCGGTGGAGACCGCCTCGCACCGCACCGACGACCCGATCGTCTACGCGGACGCGACCGACTCCGCGAACGCGGGGATCGCGCTGAACCCCGGCACGCACAGCCTCGACGTCGCCAAGACGCCGCAGGGCAACCTGCACACGGTGACGGTGGGCGACACCGTGCCGTGGACCCTGACGTTCGCCAACACCGGAACCGGCTTCCTGGATGTGGCGGGGCTGACCGACACCCTGCCCGCCTCCCTCGCCTGGGACGGCGAGAAGCCGGTCGCGTCGACCTCGGCCGGCGGAACACTGAGCACGGCGCCCACGGTGGCCTTCGACTCCACCGCGGGCACCATCGGGTTCACCTGGCCGAAGGGCGGGGCGCGCATGTCGCCCGGTGAGCGGTTCACCGTCGTGCTGGGACTCATCCTGAAGCCCGGGCTGAAGGCGGGCGACCGGGCGACGAACAGCATGGTCGTCGAGACGGCGCAGACCCTCACGGCCTGCACCAACACCTCGGGCAACGGCCAGGGCACCCTCACGGGCCTGGACGCCACCGAGTGCGGCACGACGAACTACGTGCAGCCGATCTCCGGCCCGTCGCTCTACACGACCAAGGGCGTGAAGGGGGATGTCGTCGACCGCACCGTGTCCGGTGCGATCAATCCGTCCGACCCCTCGGCGGTCTGCCGGCCGGACGCGGACGGCTACTACGTGCAGCCCTGCGCGGCGAACACCGTCGTCGGCGGCACGGACGAGTGGCGCCTGAACGCGGTCAACAGCGGCACCGTCGACTACGACTCGCTGGTCTTCGTCGAGCCGCTGCCGACCCCGGCCGACCGGATGCTCGCCACCGGCGGCCCGCGCGGCTCCACCTTCCGGCCCGCGTTCGACGCGGACTACGGCGTGAAGGTCGCGGGGGCGCCGGACGGCACGGCGCTGAGCTGGCAGGTCACCACCTCGCCCGACGTCTGCGTCGGCACAGGCGCTGTCTCGGCCTGGCCGACCGACCCGACGTGCGACACGCACCCGGCGGACTGGACGGACTCCGCGGCGTTCGCCGGCGACTGGACGGCCGTCACCGGCATCCGGGTCACGCTCGACTTCCGCGGCGTCGCCGGCGGGACGCTCACCGGCGGCCAGGGCGCGACCGTGACCTACCGCACGATCGACCTCCCGGCGACGGCGACGAGGACGGACGGCGCACCCGTCTCGGCCTCCGCGCCGAAGGCCTACGCCTGGAACCAGTTCGGTGCGGTCGCGAACCTCACCGGCGGGGGCAGCATCCGCCGCGCCCCGGTCAAGGCGGGCGTGACGATCGCCACCGGACCCCTGCGGATCGACAAGGTGGTGACCGGCGCCGCGGCATCGGCCGCGCCCGACGAGTTCACCGCGGACGTCGTCTGCACCGTCGCCGGGGCCCCGGTCGACCTCGGCTCCGCCGCGCACACCGTGCTCGCGCGCAGCGCCGGGTTCACCGCGCGCGTCGACGGCATCCCGGTCGGCGCTGACTGCACCGTGGCCGAGGCGGGCGACGCCGGAAGCTACGGCGAGGCGGCGCGCAGCATCGACAACGCGAACATCCACATCGCCGGCGGCGCGGTGGACGGCGCGGTCCCCGCCGCGCAGACCGTCACCATCACGAACACGTTCGAGTACGGCCGGCTCGCGATCTCGAAGACGGCGGCGAAGGCCATCGTCGGCATCGAGGAGAAGGTGGAGTACACGATCGCCGTGTCGAACATCGGCGCACTGGATGCGACCGGGTTCGCGGTCACCGACACCCTCCCGGCCGGTGCGGAGTTCGTCTCCGCCGACCAGGGTGGCGCGGAGAAGGACGGCATCGTCACCTGGCCGATCGCGAGCCTCGCGAAGAACGCCACGGTGGAGCTGCACGTCGTCGTCCGCTACAGCGCGCCGGGTCAGCCCGTGAACCGGGCGACGGTCACCACGCCGCCGGTGGGGCCGTGGCAGCCGCCGGAGGTCGAGGGCGCGTGCACCGACGACCCGGCCGCCTCGTGCGCCCCTGTCGTCGTCGACCCGCCCGTCGACCCGAACACGGGCGGAGGGAACCCGGGCGGCGGGAACCCGGACGGTTCGGAGTCCGACCCTGCGGCGGGTGGACCGCACGGCGGCCTCGCCGCCACCGGCAGCGCGGGGGACGTCCTGCTGGTCGGCATCTGGGCGGGCATCCTCGCCCTGGCCGGCGCTGCTCTGCTCGTCCGCCGCCGGCGCCGGGCCTGA
- a CDS encoding DUF427 domain-containing protein — MKAVLNDTVIAEAPEEELIRIEGNWYFPPKSVKSEYLVESDTPYTCPWKGECQYFSVKDGDTLLQDRAWSYPTPYPSSFDRVGKDYSDYVAFWKDVRVVD, encoded by the coding sequence ATGAAAGCTGTGCTGAACGACACCGTCATCGCCGAGGCTCCCGAGGAGGAGCTCATCCGGATCGAGGGCAACTGGTACTTCCCGCCGAAGAGCGTCAAGTCCGAGTACCTCGTCGAGAGCGACACCCCGTACACCTGTCCCTGGAAGGGCGAGTGCCAGTACTTCTCCGTGAAGGACGGCGACACGCTGCTGCAGGACCGGGCGTGGAGCTACCCGACGCCGTACCCGAGCTCCTTCGACCGCGTCGGCAAGGACTACAGCGACTACGTCGCGTTCTGGAAGGACGTCCGCGTCGTCGACTGA
- a CDS encoding EVE domain-containing protein produces MAIRYWLGVVQRDHVLRGVAGGYAQVSHGARAPLAGMGSADGFVYYSPRTALTDGEPLKAFTAVGRIADDEVFQATQGPQMRGPAGDFLPWRRRVEWDHDAVETPIRPLLQALDFSRDNRDWGYQLRRGLIEISRHDFELIRHQMRPSPGETQRGSRGARITMAR; encoded by the coding sequence ATGGCGATCCGATACTGGCTGGGCGTGGTGCAGCGCGACCACGTGCTGCGCGGGGTCGCCGGCGGCTACGCGCAGGTCAGCCACGGCGCCCGCGCGCCGCTGGCCGGGATGGGCTCGGCTGACGGCTTCGTGTACTACTCGCCGCGCACGGCCCTCACCGACGGCGAGCCGCTGAAGGCGTTCACCGCCGTCGGCAGGATCGCCGACGACGAGGTGTTCCAGGCGACGCAAGGGCCGCAGATGCGCGGACCCGCCGGCGACTTCCTCCCGTGGCGGCGCCGCGTCGAGTGGGATCACGACGCCGTGGAGACGCCGATCCGCCCCCTGCTTCAGGCGCTCGACTTCAGCAGGGACAACCGCGACTGGGGCTATCAGCTTCGGCGCGGGCTGATCGAGATCAGCCGCCACGACTTCGAGCTCATCCGCCACCAGATGCGGCCGTCACCCGGCGAAACACAGCGGGGGAGCCGCGGCGCCCGCATTACGATGGCCCGGTGA
- a CDS encoding RNA polymerase sigma factor: MPHRADASTDARDDARRTVEAVWRIESGRLVAGLARWTGDVGLAEELAQDALVAALEQWPAEGVPRNAGAWLTAVAKRRAIDGWRRRERLDERYAALARDLADEQGSDDPAVAVEEEIDDDLLRLVFVACHPVLAQGGRVALTLKLLGGLTTEEIARAFLVPTSTIAQRIVRAKRTLSAAKVPFAVPARSEYPERLSSVLEVVYLIFNEGYSATAGDDWMRPDLCREALRLGRVLAELTPREPEVHGLVALMEFQASRIGARTTRDGEPILLQDQDRTRWDRLLIGRGVAALERADRLVAGTGRGPYALQAAIAACHATAPSADRTDWEEIVALYGALAELRPSAVIELNRAVALSMAYGPEAALDVVDRLVIDGALSSYHLLPSVRADLMFRLGRLPEARTEFERAAAMTGNARERDLLLARAAECGE; this comes from the coding sequence ATGCCGCACAGGGCCGACGCGTCCACGGACGCCCGAGACGACGCCCGGCGCACGGTGGAGGCCGTCTGGCGCATCGAGTCCGGCCGGCTCGTCGCCGGGCTCGCCCGGTGGACCGGGGACGTCGGCCTGGCCGAGGAGCTGGCGCAGGACGCCCTGGTCGCCGCCCTCGAGCAGTGGCCGGCCGAGGGCGTGCCGCGCAACGCCGGCGCCTGGCTCACCGCGGTCGCCAAGCGCCGCGCGATCGACGGCTGGCGGCGCAGGGAACGGCTGGACGAGCGCTACGCCGCGCTCGCCCGCGACCTCGCCGACGAGCAGGGCTCCGACGATCCGGCCGTCGCGGTCGAGGAGGAGATCGACGACGACCTGCTGCGGCTCGTGTTCGTTGCGTGCCACCCCGTCCTCGCCCAGGGCGGCAGGGTCGCGCTCACGCTGAAGCTGCTCGGCGGCCTCACCACCGAGGAGATCGCCCGCGCGTTCCTGGTGCCGACGTCCACGATCGCCCAGCGCATCGTGCGCGCCAAGCGCACGCTGAGCGCCGCGAAGGTGCCGTTCGCGGTGCCGGCCCGCTCCGAGTACCCGGAACGGCTGTCCTCGGTGCTCGAGGTCGTCTACCTGATCTTCAACGAGGGCTACTCCGCGACCGCCGGCGACGACTGGATGCGCCCCGACCTCTGCCGCGAGGCGCTCCGGCTCGGCCGCGTGCTCGCCGAGCTGACGCCGCGCGAGCCGGAGGTGCACGGCCTGGTCGCGCTGATGGAGTTCCAGGCGTCCCGTATCGGCGCCCGCACGACCAGGGACGGCGAGCCCATCCTGCTGCAGGACCAGGACAGGACCCGCTGGGACCGGCTCCTGATCGGCCGCGGCGTCGCGGCGCTCGAACGCGCCGACCGGCTCGTGGCGGGCACGGGACGTGGGCCGTACGCCCTGCAGGCCGCCATCGCCGCCTGCCACGCGACCGCGCCGAGCGCCGACCGCACCGACTGGGAGGAGATCGTCGCGCTCTACGGCGCCCTCGCCGAGCTGCGCCCCTCCGCCGTGATCGAGCTCAACCGGGCCGTCGCCCTCTCCATGGCCTACGGCCCGGAGGCGGCCCTCGACGTCGTCGACCGGCTGGTCATCGACGGCGCACTCTCGTCGTACCACCTGCTGCCATCGGTGCGCGCAGACCTGATGTTCCGGCTGGGCCGCCTGCCCGAGGCGCGGACCGAGTTCGAGCGCGCCGCCGCGATGACAGGGAACGCGCGGGAGCGCGACCTGCTGCTGGCGCGGGCGGCGGAGTGCGGGGAGTGA
- a CDS encoding DUF1684 domain-containing protein codes for MTDATTASTRSVTAVQTADWRRRVFALYATVRRMAATDPAEAHAHWISCRNDLFSSHPASPLLDEDRAQFAGLPVVAYDPDWRFELTIVPATESRRMDVETGTDGVVPFELLGTVRVPLAGSLDVWRLASYGGGLFVPVKDALAGRKGGTYGGGRYLIDTIKGADLGADAVDGEATLVLDFNFAYNPSCAYDPAWACPLAQAGNTLPVEVPVGERYAGA; via the coding sequence ATGACCGACGCCACGACCGCTTCGACCCGTTCGGTGACTGCGGTGCAGACCGCCGACTGGCGGCGCCGCGTGTTCGCGCTCTACGCCACGGTGCGCAGGATGGCCGCGACCGACCCAGCGGAGGCGCACGCCCACTGGATCTCCTGCCGCAACGATCTGTTCTCCTCGCACCCGGCCTCCCCCCTCCTCGACGAGGACCGCGCGCAGTTCGCCGGGTTGCCGGTGGTCGCATACGACCCGGACTGGCGGTTCGAGCTCACGATCGTGCCGGCGACGGAGTCCCGGCGCATGGATGTGGAGACCGGCACGGACGGCGTCGTGCCGTTCGAGCTGCTCGGCACGGTGCGTGTCCCGCTCGCCGGGAGCCTGGACGTCTGGCGCCTTGCCTCCTACGGCGGCGGCCTGTTCGTGCCGGTCAAGGACGCCCTGGCCGGGCGGAAGGGCGGCACCTACGGCGGCGGCCGCTACCTCATCGACACCATCAAGGGCGCCGACCTCGGCGCGGACGCGGTGGACGGGGAGGCGACCCTGGTGCTCGACTTCAACTTCGCGTACAACCCGTCGTGCGCGTACGACCCTGCCTGGGCGTGCCCGCTCGCGCAGGCAGGGAACACCCTCCCGGTCGAGGTCCCCGTCGGCGAGCGCTACGCCGGCGCCTGA